In Apis cerana isolate GH-2021 linkage group LG5, AcerK_1.0, whole genome shotgun sequence, a single genomic region encodes these proteins:
- the LOC107998344 gene encoding small ribosomal subunit protein uS7, producing MAEMETYDDIVVPTTTTLPVALSAELPEIKLFGRWNCDDVQVNDMSLQDYIAVKEKNAKYLPHSAGRYAAKRFRKAQCPIVERLTNSLMMHGRNNGKKLMAVRIVKHAFEIIHLLTGDNPLQVLVTAIINSGPREDSTRIGRAGTVRRQAVDVSPLRRVNQAIWLLCTGAREAAFRNIKTIAECLADELINAAKGSSNSYAIKKKDELERVAKSNR from the exons atGGCTGAAATGGAAACATACGATGATATAGTGGTACCTACCACAACGACATTACCAGTGGCCCTTTCTGCAGAACTacctgaaattaaattatttggcCGCTGGAATTGTGATGATGTACAAGTAAATGATATGTCTTTACAAGATTATATTGCcgttaaagagaaaaatgcaaaatatttaccaCATTCTGCTGGACGTTATGCTGCAAAAAGATTTCGAAAAGCTCAATGTCCTATAGTCGAACGTTTGACAAACTCTTTAATGATGCATGGTAGAAATaatgggaaaaaattaatggcAGTGAGAATTGTAAAACATGCCTTTGAAATAATTCACCTACTCACGGGTGATAATCCTTTAcag GTTCTTGTGACTGCTATCATTAATTCTGGACCTAGAGAAGATTCTACGCGTATTGGTCGCGCTGGTACAGTTAGGAGACAGGCGGTGGACGTTTCTCCATTACGACGAGTAAATCAGGCTATTTGGTTGTTATGTACAGGTGCTAGGGAAGCTGCGTTCCGTAATATTAAAACCATCGCCGAATGTTTAGCCGATGAACTCATTAATGCTGCCAAAGGTTCGTCTAACTCTTAcgcgattaaaaagaaagacgaACTCGAACGTGTTGCTAAATCTAATCGATAA
- the LOC107998357 gene encoding NADH dehydrogenase [ubiquinone] 1 alpha subcomplex subunit 5 codes for MSNILKKTTGLTGLAVSSNPRLELSVLYDRILRLSTHLPKEYIYRKSVENLAKERINIVKENENVAVIEEKINQGQVEELINHAKNEIFLIQEIIEQRPWENLLEKAPPHQWTWPAYK; via the exons ATGTCAAATATACTGAAAAAG ACAACAGGATTAACGGGACTCGCTGTGTCCTCGAATCCTCGTTTGGAACTTAGTGTATTATACGATAGAATTTTGCGACTTTCAACTCATTTGCCGAAGgaatatatttacagaaaGTCTGTCGAGAATTTGGCGAAGGAAAGAATCAATATCGTGAAAGAG AATGAAAATGTTGCCgttatagaagaaaagataaatcaaGGACAAgtagaagaattaataaatcatgcgaaaaatgaaatattcttgaTACAAGAGATAATTGAACAGCGACCATGGGAAAACTTGTTGGAGAAAGCACCACCACATCAATGGACTTGGCCAgcttacaaataa